The DNA region GGTTCCTCGCGACTGCGCAAGATTCTGCACATGTTGCTAAACACTTCGCGGCGCTTTCTACAAACGCAAAATCAGTAGAAGAGTTCGGTATTGATACGGACAACATGTTTGAATTCTGGGATTGGGTTGGCGGTCGTTATTCGTTATGGTCGGCAATCGGTCTTTCTATTTGTCTTGCGGTTGGTTTTGATAACTTTATTGAGTTATTGGACGGTGCCCATGAGATGGATAAGCACTTTGCCAATACAGAATTTGAAAACAACATTCCTGTGATCTTGGCGTTGATTGGTATTTGGTACAACAACTTCCATGGGGCAGAATCTGAATCTATTCTGCCTTACGATCAGTACCTACACCGTTTTGCTGCTTACTTCCAGCAAGGTAACATGGAATCAAACGGTAAATACGTTGACCGTAATGGTGATGCTGTGGATTACCAAACTGGCCCAATCATTTGGGGCGAGCCGGGTACTAACGGTCAGCATGCTTTCTACCAGTTGATTCACCAAGGCACTAAGTTGATCCCATGTGATTTCATTGCGCCAGCGATCAGCCATAACCAAGTAAGCGATCATCATCAAAAATTGATGTCTAACTTCTTTGCTCAAACCGAAGCTCTAGCATTTGGTAAATCAAAAGCACAAGTTGAAGCGGAATTCGCAGCTGCAGGTAAATCTGATGAAGAAGTGAAAGATTTGGTGAACTTTAAAGTGTTTGAAGGCAATCGCCCAACTAACTCTATTCTAGTGAAGCAAATTACCCCTAAAACACTAGGTAACTTAATTGCGATGTATGAGCATAAGATTTTTGTTCAAGGCGTGATTTGGAATATCTTTAGTTTCGATCAGTGGGGTGTGGAGCTTGGTAAGCAACTTGCTAACCAAATCTTGCCTGAATTGGCGGACAGCAATGCGGTAGACTCGCATGATAGTTCAACTAATGGCTTGATTAACGCATTCAAAGCTTTTAAAGCCTAAGCGATTAACTAAAACGTAAGCTATTTACAAATCGATATTAAAAAAGAGAAGTCCAAATTGGGCTTCTCTTTTTTTATGTGTAAATTTTGCCATGAAGGGTAATGAGGGCTAGCTAGATTGACAGTTTTGGCAAATTCCATGTGTTTCGATGACATGGTTAGTGAGTTTAAATCCATGCTGAGCTATATTTTTGGTCAGCAATTCAATCAAGGCTTCATCTTGAAGCTCACTGACATCACCACATTGGTCACAAATCAGTAAGTGTGAAAAGTGTTTATTACTACCGTGACAATCATGCTCATCAAAAAAACAGCATGATACAAAACTATTGGTTGATTCCACCCTATGAATAAATCCCTGCTCAAGCAAAAACTCTAATGCGCGATAAACTGTCGGTGGCTTTGCTTGAGGTTCGGTTTGTTTGAGTTTATCGAGTAACTCATAAGCCGTCGAAGAGCCTTTTTGTTGCCAAATTAATTCAAGCACTTGTTGACGCTGCGAGGTGAGGCGAACCCCTCGTTGTTGGCAAAGGTCCGTGACTTGTTGGATCAAACGTTTATTCAAAATTTCAGCCTTAATTTTTCTTTTAAATACAACAACGATAGGGCGAGTTGTCGCTATTTATTTTTCGTTGGTGTACGCCTTTGCTGCCTATGGTAAAATATTTGACCAAATAAGTCAGAGATATTTATCCCATATACCATTATGAATAATTACCCAATGCAACGTTTTTCTATTGCGCCAATGCTTGATTGGACTCACTTTCAATAAGTTAAAGAGATTGTTTATTTTAAGGCGTACCATAGGTGTACTGGTGAATCTTTGTAAGGGTGCATTACATGGGTAATGCACATACTTTAGTTAGCTTAATTGCTTCACCGTTTCAGAATAAGTTTCTTCTTCCATTTCTATTCCAACAAACTTCCTATTGAGCTTCAAACACGCTTTTCCAGTGGATCCCGAACCCATAAAGGCATCGAGGACAACCGCGCCTTCACGGCTACTGGTAGTGATGATGTGCTCCAGTAAATCAGCCGGCTTTTCGCATGGGTGTTTACCTGAATAATATTGTACTGGTGCGAATGTCCAGACATCAGTATAGGGCACCTCATCGGTGACGCTAAATGGTCGGCGCAATGTTTCATATTCAGCTTTTAGGTCATCATAGTCTTTAAGCAAATTAGCGTATTGACGATTTAATGCCTGGTACTCGTTTGTAAGCTCTGAATGGGTTCGTGATAAGGCATTACTTTTTTGTGAGAATAGCGCCTGTAGCTGTTGGTATTGCTCCTCGGTTGGTAACTTCCATTGGCTGTACGAAAACCAATGCGAACACATTTGAGTACCAGTGACTTTATTAATTTCTTTTGCAGATACCTGCAGCGCTTCTTTTGCATTTTTAAAGTAATCAATTAATGGCTTAAATACCTTCTGCTTGAGTTCGGTGCATTTAGTGGCGTATTGATTACCGCCTTTGGCAAATCCTTCTGAACCATAGTGACCTGCAAAAATAATGCGTTCGGTTGACGGGAAAAACGATCGCAAATGCGGTTTATGAGTTCCCTTCCATACGCCTGATGGTTTGGCCCACACGATATGATTAAAAACCTCAAAACGAGAACGTATAAGCAGTTCAGTATCGGCGGCCAGTTTTGAGCCACAGAACAGATATAAACTTCCAGAAGGTTTTAATACGCGCCAAAGTTCGACGAGAATTTCATCTAGCCAGGCTAGAAAGGTTCCAACATCAGGCCACTGGTTATCCCAGGCATTCTTTTTAACTTGAAAATAGGGTGGGTCGGTAAGTATCAGATCAATACAATTACTTGGTAAAGTTTTTAGGTAGGGTAGGCAGTCAAAGTGAACCAGTTTCAATTGACCATTGCGCAGCGAGTTAGTTTGCATTCTTTTCTCCAATAAATGAGCCTTGAATGCTGAAAAAACTCAGCCACGATGTTGTGGCTGAGCTTAGTAATATGCTTCCTCTCCAAAGGTTAATTTGGGTCTCAGGTACTCAAGGCATAAAACAGCAATGAGTCTACCAACAAAAACAAACACTGTATGTTTAAACAGTTCTAAATGCGCGATTTACTATGGGGTTATTGGTTTAATAACTGATGGCCATGTTGCCTACATTTAGATTTAGATTGGTGCTTTTGTCACTTCTCGCCTTATCAACCGTGATTGGTTTTTCAGATTTTATGGTTACCGCCACTTCGGATTGACTCTTTACTGTATGACTATTTAAAGGCTGATAAGCTGATAATGCAGGTGCGCTGCCCAAGTTCTCCCTTTGTGCTGTGGCTCTGTCTCGTGT from Vibrio casei includes:
- the pgi gene encoding glucose-6-phosphate isomerase, which produces MLKNINPTTTAAWKALTEHFESAQDMELAALFSQDADRFNQFSATFGSDILVDYSKNLLDKETFTHLFALAEQTELKAAIQAMFAGDKINQTEGRAVLHTALRNRSNTPVMVDGEDVMPGVNAVLAKMESFTNRIVSGEWKGYTGKEITDVVNIGIGGSDLGPYMVSEALAAYKTRLNMHFVSNVDGTHIAETLKNLNPETTLFLVASKTFTTQETMTNAHSARDWFLATAQDSAHVAKHFAALSTNAKSVEEFGIDTDNMFEFWDWVGGRYSLWSAIGLSICLAVGFDNFIELLDGAHEMDKHFANTEFENNIPVILALIGIWYNNFHGAESESILPYDQYLHRFAAYFQQGNMESNGKYVDRNGDAVDYQTGPIIWGEPGTNGQHAFYQLIHQGTKLIPCDFIAPAISHNQVSDHHQKLMSNFFAQTEALAFGKSKAQVEAEFAAAGKSDEEVKDLVNFKVFEGNRPTNSILVKQITPKTLGNLIAMYEHKIFVQGVIWNIFSFDQWGVELGKQLANQILPELADSNAVDSHDSSTNGLINAFKAFKA
- the zur gene encoding zinc uptake transcriptional repressor Zur encodes the protein MKAEILNKRLIQQVTDLCQQRGVRLTSQRQQVLELIWQQKGSSTAYELLDKLKQTEPQAKPPTVYRALEFLLEQGFIHRVESTNSFVSCCFFDEHDCHGSNKHFSHLLICDQCGDVSELQDEALIELLTKNIAQHGFKLTNHVIETHGICQNCQSS
- a CDS encoding DNA-methyltransferase, with product MQTNSLRNGQLKLVHFDCLPYLKTLPSNCIDLILTDPPYFQVKKNAWDNQWPDVGTFLAWLDEILVELWRVLKPSGSLYLFCGSKLAADTELLIRSRFEVFNHIVWAKPSGVWKGTHKPHLRSFFPSTERIIFAGHYGSEGFAKGGNQYATKCTELKQKVFKPLIDYFKNAKEALQVSAKEINKVTGTQMCSHWFSYSQWKLPTEEQYQQLQALFSQKSNALSRTHSELTNEYQALNRQYANLLKDYDDLKAEYETLRRPFSVTDEVPYTDVWTFAPVQYYSGKHPCEKPADLLEHIITTSSREGAVVLDAFMGSGSTGKACLKLNRKFVGIEMEEETYSETVKQLS